The following are encoded in a window of Patescibacteria group bacterium genomic DNA:
- a CDS encoding response regulator has translation MPTKKNKISNEGNKKVLIIEDEDALASVLSSKFKLEGFEVAAEVNGEDGLNKIEEWRPDMILLDIIMPIMNGYEVLENLQKKDNKIPIIVISNSGQDVEIEKIKKLGAADYIVKTQINPAEVVEKVKKILDNPAGANNGKEEKTDKEKEEDTSDGVKVLLVEDDSFLRDICYKKLKKEGFNVAVAANGEDAVKKVGEFMPAVVLLDIILPAMDGFEVLKEIRSHSNKVVKNVPVIMLTNLGQEEDNKKALDLGANDYLVKAHFTTEEIVGKIKKRLDLQ, from the coding sequence ATGCCAACTAAAAAAAATAAAATTTCCAACGAGGGAAATAAAAAAGTTTTAATAATTGAAGACGAGGATGCTTTGGCCAGCGTTTTATCGTCAAAATTTAAGCTTGAAGGCTTTGAAGTGGCGGCGGAAGTTAACGGAGAAGACGGCTTGAATAAAATTGAAGAATGGCGGCCGGATATGATTTTACTTGATATAATTATGCCGATAATGAACGGTTATGAAGTTTTGGAAAATTTGCAAAAAAAAGATAATAAAATTCCGATAATCGTAATTTCCAATTCCGGCCAGGACGTTGAAATAGAAAAAATAAAAAAATTGGGCGCGGCTGATTATATAGTTAAAACCCAGATTAATCCGGCCGAGGTCGTGGAAAAAGTAAAAAAAATATTGGACAATCCGGCCGGGGCTAATAATGGAAAAGAAGAGAAAACTGATAAAGAAAAAGAAGAAGACACCAGCGACGGCGTTAAAGTATTATTGGTTGAAGACGATTCGTTTCTGCGCGATATTTGTTATAAAAAATTAAAGAAAGAAGGTTTTAATGTCGCCGTGGCGGCCAACGGGGAAGACGCCGTAAAAAAAGTCGGCGAATTTATGCCGGCGGTTGTTCTCTTGGATATTATTTTACCGGCTATGGACGGTTTTGAGGTCTTAAAAGAAATCCGTTCGCATAGCAATAAAGTGGTTAAGAATGTGCCGGTTATTATGCTTACTAATTTAGGCCAGGAAGAAGATAATAAAAAAGCTTTGGATTTAGGAGCGAATGACTATTTGGTCAAAGCGCATTTCACGACCGAAGAGATCGTCGGAAAAATTAAAAAACGATTGGATTTGCAGTAA